The following coding sequences lie in one Zingiber officinale cultivar Zhangliang chromosome 2B, Zo_v1.1, whole genome shotgun sequence genomic window:
- the LOC122048077 gene encoding disease resistance protein PIK6-NP-like: MATMMAMKVVDFSFLSIAGKLEKMLEEEAALLAGVEDDVCDIVAELRSVTSFLTAMSTRRNLDDQLQNWVQEVREVAYDATSLEMAGRYSDPRIIGHFVEEAQLVGINQRRDKIIGWVMDENRLELTVISIVGLGGLGKTTLAKTVYDNSIIAGSHFQPRAWIVVSQNYSIRELLKKIILQISVDEQQIRDVLGCPDASLNTEQLLNMMEESQLVQTVRGHLHGKRYMLIFYDVWRTDTWESLRNTGLSELPDSIGDLQNLEFLDMRGTRIKELPNTMVKLQKLVYLLAGPQGFKFLKGIGKLKRLVAFGMAYADKMQSLQEIGELVDLQKLAISFGEHDLSLRMLEEIRALLSKLNGTLRSLTIFPPVNISLKNALDEVASPPLLLCKLQIGCRLGQLPPWFASLKHVVKISLVGTLLQLEDLQVLRNLPALVNLKLGFKSFVNNDEDLVFDRGGFAQLKFLQIKCQHVSFRVGAVRSLEILEIFFPPESVNGIEHLHGLREIYILTFNEHISEMVKNIAANHSNRPKCFVNQL; encoded by the coding sequence ATGGCGACGATGATGGCTATGAAGGTTGTCGACTTCTCCTTTCTGTCCATTGCGGGAAAGCTAGAGAAGATGCTAGAGGAAGAAGCCGCGTTGCTGGCGGGAGTCGAAGATGATGTCTGCGACATAGTCGCTGAGCTCAGAAGCGTTACCTCTTTCTTGACTGCCATGTCGACCAGGCGCAATCTGGACGATCAACTCCAGAACTGGGTGCAGGAAGTGAGGGAGGTGGCTTACGATGCCACCAGCTTGGAAATGGCCGGTAGATACTCCGATCCACGGATCATCGGCCATTTTGTAGAGGAAGCTCAACTCGTGGGCATCAACCAGCGCAGAGATAAGATAATCGGGTGGGTGATGGACGAGAACCGTCTCGAGCTCACAGTGATTTCTATAGTCGGCTTAGGTGGTTTAGGAAAGACAACTTTGGCTAAGACAGTTTATGACAATTCTATTATCGCCGGAAGTCACTTCCAACCTCGAGCTTGGATCGTAGTATCACAAAATTACAGCATCAGAGAGCTTCTCAAAAAGATTATTCTACAAATTTCCGTCGATGAGCAACAAATCCGAGATGTTTTAGGGTGCCCAGATGCCAGTTTGAACACAGAGCAACTTCTGAACATGATGGAGGAGTCACAACTGGTGCAGACAGTCAGAGGTCATCTCCATGGAAAGAGGTATATGCTTATTTTTTATGACGTTTGGAGAACTGACACATGGGAAAGCTTGAGAAATACTGGATTATCTGAATTGCCAGATTCAATAGGAGATTTGCAAAATCTAGAGTTTTTGGATATGAGAGGAACTAGGATTAAAGAACTACCCAATACCATGGTCAAACTCCAAAAACTGGTCTATCTGCTTGCTGGTCCCCAAGGATTTAAGTTCCTGAAAGGAATAGGGAAGTTGAAAAGACTCGTCGCGTTTGGAATGGCATATGCTGACAAGATGCAGTCGCTACAGGAGATTGGTGAGCTTGTCGACCTCCAGAAGCTCGCCATCAGTTTTGGTGAACATGATCTATCACTCAGAATGCTGGAGGAGATCAGAGCCCTGCTCTCGAAGCTCAATGGCACACTTCGATCTCTAACGATTTTTCCTCCGGTAAACATCAGTCTGAAAAATGCACTAGATGAGGTAGCTTCGCCGCCATTGCTGCTCTGCAAGTTGCAGATAGGTTGCAGACTTGGCCAATTGCCTCCTTGGTTTGCATCTCTGAAGCATGTTGTCAAGATATCTCTGGTCGGCACACTACTGCAGCTTGAGGATCTACAAGTCTTGAGAAATCTCCCCGCTTTGGTCAACTTGAAACTAGGATTTAAGTCATTCGTCAATAATGATGAGGATTTGGTCTTCGATCGGGGAGGGTTCGCACAACTTAAGTTCCTGCAAATTAAATGCCAACATGTGAGTTTCAGAGTAGGTGCAGTCCGAAGCCTCGAAATTCTGGAAATATTTTTCCCCCCTGAATCTGTCAATGGCATAGAACATCTGCATGGGCTAAGGGAGATTTACATTCTTACTTTTAATGAACATATAAGTGAGATGGTCAAAAATATTGCAGCAAACCATTCAAATCGTCCCAAATGTTTTGTAAACCAATTGTAG